The Leptospira perdikensis genome includes the window TGAAGGGACTTGAGTCCTTTGAACCTATTTCCGGAAACCCCGGCCAACCTGGTGCCAAATCCAAACTGACTTTCAATCTAAACGGCCGCAAAATGGAAATGGAAGAAACAATTACCGTTCGCAATCTACCAAAAGAATTTTCTGGTACTTATGAAGTGGGGGGGATTTGGAATTTGGTACAAAACCAATTTGAAGCCCTCTCTCCGAATCTCACTCGTTACACTTCCGTTCAAGAATTTCGTATGAAAGCACCGATGAAATGGTTTTCTTTACTTTTAAAACCAATGTTTCGAAAACAATCCACTCAACATTTACAAAGCTTTAAGGAGTTTACAGAGTCACTGGAATCATAAACTTCAAACATCCTTTTTTGATCCTTATCTATTGTTTTCATAAAGAGTGATCCAGTCCTTAGGACTCATTTTTTTTGACAACTCTCCAATCAATTTCCAAGGGATGTCTTCTAACTTTTTAAATCGGATACAACTTTTTCCCATATCCAATTTGGTTTTACAATGTTTGGGATATTCGGTTTGGAACCATTTGAGTAATTTTTGATCGGCGTAAATTCCCATATGATAGAGGGCAAGGCCATTCTTTTGAGATGCAATATGAATAAAAGGAAGTGCTAGTTCCGGGGTTACATGATAACCAGCAGGATACGTTTTTTTGGGTACAACAAATCCAATCA containing:
- a CDS encoding SRPBCC family protein — translated: MKFTVSIDIHKPLDFVIQTFDDPVNLKRWMKGLESFEPISGNPGQPGAKSKLTFNLNGRKMEMEETITVRNLPKEFSGTYEVGGIWNLVQNQFEALSPNLTRYTSVQEFRMKAPMKWFSLLLKPMFRKQSTQHLQSFKEFTESLES
- a CDS encoding DUF1801 domain-containing protein, giving the protein MPNTIEEYIQSLPEDRREPFSKLREIVKKNLPKGFEETIQYKMIGFVVPKKTYPAGYHVTPELALPFIHIASQKNGLALYHMGIYADQKLLKWFQTEYPKHCKTKLDMGKSCIRFKKLEDIPWKLIGELSKKMSPKDWITLYENNR